From the genome of Sphingobacterium kitahiroshimense, one region includes:
- a CDS encoding TonB-dependent siderophore receptor, whose translation MFLQRIYFKFYIVPVIIFILYSQNANAQSRDSLILNQLDSAFVKGHISEKDRSSFQTARLNIHDHENPQVTTSVGIKLTQNRNYYTQTAMLSNATGVTPSWAGLAPNFTIRGFRTRSNFRNGLNAYLQYSDDNTNVQQIDVIKGPSGTLFGGANMVFGGLINILTFAPVDSTFTHVSLAAGNNNLQRATMEVNTPLDTDHKTLFRMSGTYMNRKSFQDQGLNKNIFFAPSFSHQVNPKLKVKLEAEFLNKEATNSPLFTPANPLVNGAPVHIQNSKDLKLDYTRSYTDNSILWKTTSINMYGKVSYLISDQWQSETNFASTYGSSKGDYQTNLLVDNNSSVARKVLRYDAEDITNHQIQQNFIGNFSIGNWYNKLLIGLDYYRYSYTANYKNAGYIDTVSNDTPMTSTTLFSEDLISKKVLSKLPSHTTAPQNTYSAYISNVLKPFDALSIMLSARYDRLINLGTKDISTATRTGAYKQSSITPKIGLTYQFIPKTFTIFANYMSGFQNIAPTSIDGVLYNFKPQYGTQWESGIKASSPNQRMDVTISYYNIQVHNTVMTDQHDVTRYTQGGKQYSRGVEVDMQTQPIRNLFLHGGLAYNDSKITIGEGTTKGLRPVNAGPEWSATWYANYQLLIDAESKWTLGLGGNFIGKDLIINNTTAGTFSTDNYTLFNSTVAYHHKKFTCNLTADNLLNEHYYYGGRGFISQGNLRQWILSMSLNL comes from the coding sequence ATGTTTCTACAGCGCATATACTTTAAATTTTATATTGTACCTGTCATTATCTTTATTCTTTACAGCCAAAATGCAAATGCACAATCGAGGGATTCCCTAATATTAAACCAATTAGATTCGGCATTTGTAAAAGGTCATATTAGCGAAAAAGATAGATCTAGTTTTCAGACAGCTCGACTCAATATCCATGATCATGAAAATCCACAGGTCACAACAAGTGTAGGTATAAAACTGACGCAGAACAGAAATTATTATACCCAGACTGCAATGCTATCTAATGCAACCGGAGTTACACCTAGCTGGGCAGGTCTAGCACCTAACTTCACTATCCGTGGTTTTAGAACTCGAAGTAATTTTAGAAATGGTTTAAATGCCTATTTACAATACAGTGATGATAATACCAATGTCCAGCAGATAGATGTCATAAAAGGACCCAGCGGAACTTTGTTCGGTGGCGCTAATATGGTTTTTGGCGGACTCATTAATATATTGACTTTTGCTCCTGTTGACAGCACATTTACACATGTTTCACTTGCTGCAGGTAATAATAACCTACAACGCGCAACGATGGAAGTAAACACACCTTTGGATACTGACCATAAAACGCTTTTCAGAATGTCCGGAACTTATATGAACAGGAAAAGTTTTCAAGATCAAGGATTAAACAAAAATATATTTTTTGCACCAAGCTTTAGCCACCAAGTAAATCCAAAATTGAAAGTTAAGTTGGAGGCAGAATTTTTAAATAAAGAAGCAACAAACAGTCCTTTATTTACACCTGCAAACCCACTTGTAAATGGCGCGCCAGTGCATATTCAAAATTCTAAAGATTTGAAACTAGACTATACGCGGTCATATACGGATAATAGCATATTATGGAAAACAACATCGATCAATATGTACGGTAAAGTAAGCTATTTAATTTCTGACCAATGGCAATCAGAAACCAACTTTGCTTCAACATATGGCAGTTCAAAGGGTGATTATCAAACCAATTTATTAGTAGATAATAACAGTTCAGTAGCAAGAAAAGTATTACGCTATGATGCCGAAGACATAACCAATCATCAAATTCAACAAAATTTTATTGGTAATTTCAGTATTGGCAATTGGTATAACAAACTATTAATTGGTTTAGATTACTATCGCTATAGTTATACTGCCAATTATAAAAACGCAGGATATATCGATACTGTATCTAATGATACTCCTATGACATCTACAACATTATTTAGTGAAGATCTGATCTCAAAAAAAGTTTTATCTAAACTACCGAGCCATACGACAGCACCTCAAAATACATACTCTGCATATATTTCCAATGTCCTCAAACCATTTGATGCATTATCAATTATGTTAAGTGCAAGATATGACCGGTTAATTAACTTAGGCACAAAGGATATCTCTACAGCAACCCGTACTGGAGCATATAAACAAAGCTCCATAACACCAAAGATAGGTCTTACCTACCAGTTCATACCCAAAACTTTTACCATATTTGCAAACTATATGAGTGGTTTTCAAAACATAGCTCCAACGAGTATTGACGGAGTACTGTATAATTTTAAACCGCAGTATGGTACACAGTGGGAATCGGGCATTAAAGCTTCTTCTCCTAATCAAAGAATGGATGTTACAATAAGTTATTATAATATTCAAGTCCATAATACCGTAATGACTGATCAGCATGATGTCACTAGATATACCCAAGGGGGAAAGCAATATAGCCGTGGTGTGGAAGTGGATATGCAAACTCAGCCCATTAGAAATTTATTCCTTCATGGGGGGCTTGCCTATAATGATAGTAAAATAACAATCGGCGAAGGGACAACGAAGGGCCTAAGACCAGTAAATGCTGGACCTGAATGGTCGGCAACCTGGTATGCTAATTATCAATTATTGATAGATGCTGAAAGTAAATGGACTTTAGGGCTGGGTGGCAACTTTATTGGTAAAGATTTAATTATCAACAATACTACGGCAGGTACTTTTTCTACGGACAATTATACGTTATTTAATAGTACAGTAGCTTACCATCATAAAAAATTTACTTGTAATCTTACAGCTGATAATCTTTTAAATGAACACTACTATTATGGCGGTCGAGGATTTATTTCGCAAGGCAATTTACGCCAATGGATATTGTCAATGTCACTTAATCTATAA
- a CDS encoding GH92 family glycosyl hydrolase, with the protein MLIKTVKQQSLIFLGLLSFSTVCNGQHSKQSSLSQYVDPYIGTGGHGHVFVGANVPYGMVQLGPNNISNGWDWVSGYHISDSTILGFAHQHLSGTGIGDLGDIALLPFTGNVVFARGNHDNQDSGAYSFFKRKTEKIEPGYYAVHLDRFGVDVELTTTKRVGFHHYTYPANETPKVLINLDAGTGWEGEKEGNLIVENDSTISGYRYSKGWAKNQKIYFTAKFSRPIISYRLADSTAIKDGKQITVTSAYGELIFAKSKTINDLLVKVALSPVSIENAKQNLSQELSDWNFERTKHEANQLWENQLNKIEIETNDIKHKKIFYTALYHTMIAPSLFSDVNGQYMGSDFKVHKLNQGDNYTIFPMWDTYRAGHPLMNIIHQERVPDMINSMLRIYQEQGKLPVWHLAANETDCMVGNPGINVVADAYLKGIDGFDKNLAYEAMKASAMKDDRGLNSYKKYGYVPFDEEEIESVAKGLEFGLADWSLAQVAKMRGEKKDYDYFLKRSKAYQHYFDKDLQFLRGKDSKGNWRQGKFDPFHSAHMAHDYTEGNAWQYTWLVPHDVNNFINLFGSDDKFITKLDSLFVVEGNLGGEASPDISGLIGQYAHGNEPSHHVIYLYNYAGQPYKAAKRIRETLNNLYTDAPDGLSGNEDVGQMSAWYILSSLGFYQVSPAGGPFVFGSPLFDQATIAVGKGKVLKIKANNNSEKNIYIQSIKLNGKSYLKSYISYEDIIKGGTLEFYMGATPSKTFGIDKKNRPFSTE; encoded by the coding sequence ATGCTCATAAAAACAGTTAAACAGCAGAGTCTAATTTTTCTTGGACTATTATCATTTTCTACCGTCTGTAATGGCCAGCACTCAAAACAATCTTCATTATCACAATACGTGGATCCATATATTGGCACTGGTGGCCATGGACACGTATTTGTAGGAGCCAATGTGCCTTACGGAATGGTACAACTCGGTCCAAATAATATTTCAAACGGATGGGACTGGGTTTCTGGATACCATATTTCGGACTCAACTATTTTGGGTTTTGCACACCAACATCTTAGTGGCACCGGAATTGGTGATCTAGGCGATATTGCACTCCTACCTTTTACAGGAAATGTAGTTTTTGCCCGTGGTAACCACGATAATCAAGACTCTGGAGCATATTCATTCTTCAAAAGAAAAACAGAAAAAATTGAACCGGGTTACTATGCCGTTCATCTGGACAGGTTTGGAGTAGATGTAGAATTGACAACAACTAAACGTGTGGGATTTCACCATTATACGTACCCCGCAAATGAAACTCCAAAAGTATTGATTAACCTCGATGCTGGTACTGGATGGGAAGGCGAAAAAGAAGGAAATCTTATCGTAGAAAATGACAGCACCATATCGGGCTACCGCTATTCTAAAGGATGGGCAAAAAATCAAAAAATTTACTTTACAGCAAAATTCTCCAGACCCATCATATCATATAGATTAGCAGATTCTACAGCTATAAAGGATGGTAAGCAAATTACCGTAACCAGTGCCTATGGTGAACTCATTTTTGCTAAAAGCAAAACGATCAATGATTTACTTGTAAAAGTTGCATTATCACCCGTAAGCATTGAAAATGCCAAGCAAAATTTATCTCAGGAGCTATCCGACTGGAATTTTGAAAGGACAAAACATGAGGCAAATCAGCTATGGGAAAATCAGCTTAATAAAATAGAAATCGAAACAAATGATATTAAGCATAAAAAAATATTTTATACAGCGCTTTATCACACCATGATTGCACCTTCCTTATTCAGCGATGTAAATGGACAGTACATGGGTTCAGATTTTAAAGTTCATAAACTCAACCAGGGTGATAACTATACAATATTCCCGATGTGGGACACTTATCGTGCAGGACATCCTTTAATGAATATTATCCACCAGGAACGGGTACCTGATATGATAAATAGTATGCTCCGTATCTATCAAGAACAAGGTAAGCTTCCTGTCTGGCACCTAGCAGCAAATGAAACAGATTGCATGGTCGGTAATCCAGGCATTAATGTCGTGGCTGACGCCTATCTAAAAGGTATAGATGGATTTGATAAAAACTTAGCCTATGAGGCTATGAAAGCATCTGCGATGAAGGATGACAGAGGACTAAATTCTTATAAAAAATATGGATATGTTCCATTTGATGAGGAGGAAATTGAATCTGTTGCGAAAGGATTAGAGTTTGGTCTGGCGGATTGGAGTCTAGCACAAGTTGCAAAAATGCGCGGTGAGAAAAAAGATTATGATTACTTTTTGAAAAGAAGTAAAGCTTACCAACATTACTTTGATAAAGATCTTCAATTTTTACGTGGTAAAGACTCAAAAGGCAATTGGCGTCAAGGCAAATTTGATCCTTTCCATTCCGCTCATATGGCGCACGATTATACAGAAGGTAATGCTTGGCAATATACATGGTTAGTGCCACATGACGTAAATAATTTTATAAATTTATTTGGTAGCGATGATAAATTTATCACTAAACTTGATTCATTGTTTGTGGTCGAAGGCAATCTCGGAGGTGAGGCATCTCCGGACATCAGTGGACTGATCGGACAATATGCACACGGAAATGAACCTAGCCACCATGTTATATATTTATATAATTATGCAGGACAGCCATATAAAGCTGCAAAAAGGATCCGCGAAACATTAAATAATTTGTACACTGATGCTCCCGACGGCTTATCGGGCAATGAAGATGTAGGCCAGATGTCTGCCTGGTATATTTTATCTTCGCTAGGATTTTACCAGGTTTCGCCCGCCGGTGGTCCATTTGTATTTGGAAGTCCACTTTTTGATCAAGCAACTATAGCTGTTGGTAAAGGAAAAGTGTTAAAGATCAAAGCCAATAACAATTCTGAAAAAAATATCTATATTCAATCCATAAAATTGAACGGAAAATCTTATCTAAAGTCGTATATCTCCTATGAGGATATCATAAAAGGTGGTACACTTGAATTTTATATGGGTGCTACGCCCTCCAAAACATTTGGAATTGATAAAAAAAACAGACCCTTCTCAACTGAATAA
- a CDS encoding TonB-dependent receptor → MHKFLSAFPIAAVCSLVNISEGYAQATNASIAGIISDSNNKLVAGATVMVRNESTGFTTTTTTNSSGEYLFQQLPLGKPYSIRVNHMAYGEIREDGYALNQGDQLRLNIVLRENSTTLETVEVKGTANLKNTIRNLGASTAVTARDLERLPVNGRNFTSLINLSPLSNGSQLSGQIASSTNFTIDGMSSRGPLSGGTTNRGPYSVSMEAIREFEIATNQYDVTYGRAGGGTISTATKSGTNTFTGSVFTYGRTAGLSSPYDIRGNKIDQEYSTYQFGFSLGGPIVKDKAHFFIALDQQADSRPFYIADIRTTEDESRLNITQSILDQFLGIARNKYGVAGSQQTGAFDRKRPTTTVFARVDWQLNQKNLLTVRNNFVRDMNNYGVSDNTTINLYEVYGSHLSKDNSLMASLRTSLAPKVTNELKVQYLYTVDDASPNSQLPSANIPRAIVQNVESTIGGKPVNTNIQLGGQRYLPEVFKNHVVQLVDNLYWTKNKINYTFGTDIMYTKLSSLATSEMNGRFYFSGMDNFNNQTPFRYAREVALVDDPTIKQGVLNGGLYAQAQSNLGSGMDLTVGIRADYTHYFDKPLFNEAVFKALDLRTDNGVSTFQVQPRFQLTWDIGENQRDILRIGAGIFGSNLNNYSMVNNMLNDGSKVASVDISGDLVPRPDFIGYRNDPLTAPGQELFNLPGVEKVSTINMNNKDIKVPTLYKANLSYNRFFSDRIRVGATFSMALARNNYMYVDRNMVDNPVFRLENEANRGVFVPMSGINATNGAADWTTGRKSKDVSRVLELVSEGKVNQYALVLDATARYYKDGQFTVSYTWNNTKDNTSYNGNVANSATLNLMVADDPRNLETMAYSDSHFRNKVVLYGTLPSFYGVSFGVRYSGIGGTRYSLAVNGNVNGDFVNSNDLAFIFDPNNSSNSIAIREGIQSIIDNPEADKRFKEYVSGHLGQIAERNGVENGFYGVWDIRASKKFNLFRTHAIEVSADVFNFANLLNKEWGVDHSLGKQNLTTIRGFNKETGQYTYQVNPNAGVKGFTGNPYQIQLGVRYSF, encoded by the coding sequence ATGCACAAATTTTTATCAGCATTCCCAATAGCAGCAGTTTGTTCTCTTGTGAATATTTCGGAAGGATATGCTCAGGCAACTAATGCTAGTATTGCGGGAATAATTAGTGACAGCAATAATAAACTGGTGGCGGGAGCTACAGTGATGGTACGAAATGAATCTACCGGATTTACAACTACGACAACCACCAATTCAAGTGGTGAGTATCTTTTCCAACAATTACCGCTAGGTAAACCATATTCTATTCGGGTAAACCATATGGCCTATGGTGAAATTCGTGAAGACGGATATGCTCTTAATCAAGGAGACCAGCTTCGCTTAAATATTGTATTACGCGAGAACAGTACAACTTTGGAAACTGTGGAGGTGAAAGGAACCGCTAATCTCAAAAATACGATCCGAAACCTCGGAGCTTCAACTGCTGTGACAGCGAGAGATTTAGAACGTCTGCCTGTAAATGGAAGAAATTTTACATCCTTAATCAATCTTTCTCCACTGAGTAACGGTAGCCAATTGTCTGGTCAGATTGCCTCATCTACAAATTTTACAATTGATGGTATGAGTTCACGTGGACCATTATCTGGAGGTACAACTAACCGCGGACCATATTCTGTTTCGATGGAAGCAATCCGAGAATTTGAAATTGCGACCAACCAGTATGATGTTACCTATGGCAGAGCCGGTGGTGGTACCATCAGTACCGCGACTAAATCGGGTACGAATACTTTTACAGGTAGCGTGTTTACCTATGGACGAACGGCTGGATTGTCTAGTCCTTACGATATCCGTGGAAACAAAATCGACCAGGAATATTCGACCTATCAGTTCGGTTTTTCTCTCGGCGGACCTATTGTAAAGGATAAAGCGCACTTCTTTATTGCCCTGGATCAACAGGCAGATTCCCGACCTTTTTATATTGCCGATATTCGAACTACGGAGGACGAGTCTCGATTAAATATCACACAGTCTATCTTAGACCAATTCTTGGGAATAGCTAGAAATAAATATGGTGTGGCGGGTTCTCAACAAACGGGAGCATTTGATCGGAAGCGTCCGACGACAACTGTCTTTGCACGTGTGGACTGGCAGTTGAACCAGAAAAATCTATTAACGGTGCGCAATAACTTTGTTCGTGATATGAACAATTATGGGGTGTCTGATAATACGACGATAAATTTATATGAGGTATATGGATCGCATCTATCGAAAGATAACAGTCTTATGGCTTCATTGCGTACTTCTCTTGCTCCAAAAGTGACCAATGAACTGAAGGTTCAGTATCTATATACCGTGGATGATGCCAGCCCAAATAGTCAGTTACCGTCTGCTAATATACCACGGGCAATTGTGCAAAATGTGGAATCAACAATTGGGGGTAAACCTGTAAACACCAATATCCAATTGGGAGGGCAGCGCTACCTGCCTGAAGTATTTAAAAATCATGTCGTGCAATTAGTAGATAATCTATATTGGACAAAAAATAAAATCAATTACACCTTTGGTACTGACATCATGTATACCAAGTTGAGTTCTTTAGCAACTAGTGAAATGAATGGACGTTTCTATTTTAGTGGAATGGATAATTTTAACAATCAAACTCCATTTCGTTATGCAAGAGAAGTAGCATTGGTAGACGATCCTACGATTAAACAGGGTGTTCTAAATGGGGGCTTATATGCACAGGCGCAGTCTAATCTGGGATCGGGTATGGATCTTACAGTTGGGATACGTGCTGATTATACACATTATTTTGATAAACCTCTGTTTAATGAGGCTGTTTTCAAAGCACTTGATCTTCGTACAGACAATGGAGTAAGTACTTTTCAGGTACAGCCTAGATTTCAATTGACATGGGATATTGGTGAAAACCAACGTGATATCTTACGCATAGGTGCTGGTATCTTCGGTTCTAATCTGAACAATTATTCAATGGTCAATAATATGCTCAACGATGGCTCTAAAGTTGCTTCTGTGGATATCTCTGGAGATCTGGTTCCTAGACCAGACTTTATAGGTTATCGCAATGATCCACTTACAGCTCCGGGACAAGAATTATTTAATCTTCCCGGTGTCGAAAAAGTAAGTACGATCAATATGAACAACAAGGATATTAAAGTCCCGACTTTATACAAAGCAAATCTTTCTTATAACCGTTTCTTCTCGGACAGAATACGTGTAGGGGCAACGTTTTCGATGGCTTTGGCGCGGAATAACTACATGTATGTGGACCGAAATATGGTTGATAATCCGGTTTTTCGTCTTGAGAATGAAGCAAACAGAGGTGTCTTTGTACCCATGAGCGGCATCAATGCTACAAATGGAGCCGCAGATTGGACAACAGGAAGGAAAAGTAAGGATGTAAGCCGTGTCCTTGAGCTTGTGAGTGAAGGAAAGGTCAATCAATATGCTTTGGTGTTGGATGCAACTGCACGCTACTATAAAGATGGCCAGTTTACCGTTAGCTATACTTGGAATAACACTAAAGATAATACCTCATACAATGGTAATGTCGCAAATTCTGCTACACTCAATCTGATGGTAGCAGATGACCCTCGTAATCTAGAGACTATGGCATATTCAGATAGTCATTTCCGTAATAAAGTTGTCTTATACGGAACATTGCCAAGTTTTTATGGGGTTAGTTTTGGAGTTCGTTATTCTGGTATTGGTGGTACACGTTACTCGCTGGCAGTCAATGGAAATGTAAATGGTGATTTCGTCAATAGTAATGATCTTGCATTTATTTTTGATCCGAATAACAGTAGTAACAGTATTGCTATTCGCGAGGGTATTCAGTCGATAATTGATAATCCTGAAGCAGATAAACGATTCAAAGAATATGTAAGCGGGCATCTGGGACAAATAGCAGAACGTAATGGAGTGGAAAATGGTTTTTATGGTGTTTGGGATATCCGGGCAAGTAAAAAATTTAATTTATTTCGCACGCATGCTATCGAAGTGTCTGCTGATGTTTTCAACTTTGCCAACCTGTTGAATAAGGAGTGGGGTGTAGATCATTCCCTGGGTAAGCAAAATCTGACAACGATCCGTGGCTTTAATAAAGAAACGGGGCAATATACCTATCAAGTAAATCCAAATGCTGGAGTTAAAGGGTTTACGGGTAATCCATACCAGATCCAGTTAGGAGTTCGTTATAGTTTTTAA
- a CDS encoding succinylglutamate desuccinylase/aspartoacylase family protein, with protein sequence MKKILLIMFMLMVFQSTKAQISSIKNILNQEKSTVIDTSFRIKSTDSLAVGIPITLISGAKKGPTFTIMAGIHGMEYPTILSLLQLRKEIDPKKLKGNLIIIPIVNVPAFYGRTPFVNPIDSKNLNRVFPGDSNGSMTEMMADFLTREVFSTTDILLDMHGGDVGEDLIPFICYYNNHEFHKQTKQAAFLSEISGFDTIVSYDYNLDANQPAMYAFKQAVRQGITALSIEIGKLGNSHENEITKTNDAIYRILSALNMYHDHTFQPIDTKKIRYTQQAYISVPVQGIFYSTLKAGDHVIKGNEIGYITDIFGNRINTILASATGVILYKVGTPPVNKGETLFCIGIDG encoded by the coding sequence ATGAAAAAAATTCTTTTAATAATGTTTATGCTAATGGTATTTCAATCAACAAAGGCTCAGATATCAAGCATTAAAAATATTCTGAATCAAGAAAAATCAACTGTAATAGATACTTCATTTCGAATCAAATCTACCGATAGCCTGGCTGTAGGTATACCGATAACGCTGATCAGTGGAGCTAAAAAAGGTCCTACTTTCACCATTATGGCAGGCATTCATGGTATGGAGTATCCGACAATACTTTCTTTGTTGCAGTTGCGTAAAGAAATTGATCCTAAAAAACTCAAGGGTAATCTAATTATCATTCCGATTGTCAATGTACCGGCCTTTTATGGACGAACTCCTTTTGTTAATCCGATAGACAGTAAAAACTTAAACAGGGTTTTTCCCGGTGATTCCAATGGAAGTATGACCGAAATGATGGCAGATTTCCTTACCCGAGAAGTCTTTAGTACTACAGATATCCTTTTGGATATGCATGGTGGAGATGTAGGTGAAGATCTTATTCCTTTTATTTGTTATTATAACAATCATGAATTTCACAAACAGACCAAACAGGCAGCTTTTCTAAGTGAGATTAGCGGATTTGATACGATTGTATCATATGATTATAATCTTGATGCAAATCAACCGGCTATGTATGCTTTTAAACAGGCCGTGAGACAGGGAATTACCGCTTTGAGTATTGAGATCGGAAAATTGGGTAATTCGCATGAAAATGAAATAACGAAGACAAATGATGCGATTTATCGTATACTATCTGCTTTAAATATGTATCATGACCACACGTTTCAACCTATTGATACCAAAAAGATCAGATATACCCAACAAGCGTATATTTCGGTGCCCGTTCAAGGTATATTTTATAGCACTTTAAAAGCCGGAGATCATGTTATTAAAGGTAACGAGATTGGCTATATTACCGATATATTTGGGAATAGGATCAATACAATACTTGCCTCAGCAACGGGAGTTATACTTTATAAGGTTGGTACACCACCTGTAAATAAGGGAGAAACTTTATTTTGCATCGGTATTGATGGATAA